The Actinomycetes bacterium DNA window AGTCAGCAAGCGACACCCGTTCTTTGAAAGACTTCGGTAGTTCGAACAGTGGGGCCTTATCGCCAACGTGCAGCGGCATAGGTGCTCCTCAGGTCAGGTGTGGATCTAACTGCGGCCGACGAAACGCGTCGCGTTCCAGTCCGTCGCCGCATCGATCGTACCTGTACTGCGCAGACCCGAAGTCGGGCCAGCCTCAGACAGGTCCTCCGGCTCTACGTGACCGTCGCGGCCCAGTTTCGGTGTCAGCACCCAGATCTGGCCGCGCTCATCGAGCAGTGTGGTGGCGTCCAGCAACGCGTCTACTAAGTCGCCGTCATCATCTCGCCACCACAGCAGCACGACGTCCACTACGTCGTCATGGTCTTCATTGACCGGATCGACTCCTGCTGCATCGGCTACCGCGGCGACCACGGTGTCATCGCAGTCCGTGTCATAGCCGAGCAGTTGTACTACGTGGTCCTTGCGAACGCCCAAAAGTCCGTCGGAACGAGTCATCACAGTCAGATGCTCCCATTCCAGCTTGCCACTACTGCGGTCCGGTCCTGTCCTCGGAATGTCACGCCCCTAGTTGAGCGGAGCGAGCGGCCCAACGCAACCGTTTTCGGACAACCGAGACACACTTTGCCGCTGCGCCCCCGTTGGGAGCCAATCAGCGCAATAGTGAGGGGAAGGAAAACCGAGGAGAGCCGAGTGGACGACAATCCCGACACCCATCTGTTGCAAGCTGGCGGACTACCCACCCAATACGTGGACACCGACCCGGAGGAATCCCGGGAGTGGCTGGAGTCCTTCGACGCTCTTGTCAATGAAGTGGGCGAGCATCGCGCCCGCGTCGTGATGCTGTCGCTGCTGCGCCGTTCCGCCGAGCGCAACATTGGTATTCCCATTTTGCGAGGAACCGACTACATCAACTCCATCCCACCGGAGAAGGAGCCGGAGTATCCCGGCGATGAGGCATTGGAGCGCCGCATCCTGGCCTTTATTCGCTGGAACGCGGCGATCATGGTTCATCGCGCACAGCGACCCGGCATCGGCGTTGGCGGTCACATCTCCACCTATGCGTCATCAGCCAGCCTGTACGAAGTGGGATTCAACCACTTCTTCCGCGGTCAAGACCATCCCGGTGGCGGTGACCAAATCTTCTTCCAAGGCCATGCCAGCCCCGGTTTCTATGCGCGCGCCTTCTTGGAGGGCCGACTCAACGAGGCTCGCCTGGACGGTTTCCGGCAAGAACTCTCCCAGCCCGGCGGCCTGCCCTCGTATCCGCACCCTCGGCTGATGCAGGATTTCTGGCAGTTCCCCACCGTGTCCATGGGCTTGGGGCCACTCCACGCTATTTACCAGGCTCGGTTCAACCGCTACCTGGAACACCGCGGCATTCGCGACACCTCGCAGCAAAGGGTGTGGGCGTTTTGCGGCGATGGTGAAATGGACGAACCGGAGTCCTTGGGGGCAATCCCGCTAGCCGCTCGGGACAACCTGGACAACTTGATTTTCGTCATCAATTGCAACCTGCAGCGCCTAGATGGACCGGTAC harbors:
- a CDS encoding DUF3052 domain-containing protein, with translation MTRSDGLLGVRKDHVVQLLGYDTDCDDTVVAAVADAAGVDPVNEDHDDVVDVVLLWWRDDDGDLVDALLDATTLLDERGQIWVLTPKLGRDGHVEPEDLSEAGPTSGLRSTGTIDAATDWNATRFVGRS